The following are from one region of the Streptomyces fradiae genome:
- the rpmG gene encoding 50S ribosomal protein L33 — protein MARNEIRPVIKLRSTAGTGFTYVTRKNRRNDPDRLVLRKYDPVVGRHVDFREER, from the coding sequence ATGGCACGCAACGAGATCCGCCCCGTCATCAAGCTCCGCTCCACCGCGGGCACCGGGTTCACCTATGTGACGCGCAAGAACCGGCGCAACGACCCCGACCGCCTGGTGCTCCGCAAGTACGACCCCGTGGTCGGCCGCCACGTCGACTTCCGCGAAGAGCGCTGA